The proteins below come from a single Miscanthus floridulus cultivar M001 chromosome 1, ASM1932011v1, whole genome shotgun sequence genomic window:
- the LOC136547408 gene encoding trifunctional UDP-glucose 4,6-dehydratase/UDP-4-keto-6-deoxy-D-glucose 3,5-epimerase/UDP-4-keto-L-rhamnose-reductase RHM1-like: MATYEPKNILITGAAGFIASHVANRLVRNYPQYKIVVLDKIDYCSNLKNLNPSWSSPNFKFVKGDIASADLVNYLLITESIDTIMHFAAQTHVDNSFGNSFEFTKNNIYGTHVLLEACKVTGQIRRFIHVSTDEVYGETDEDAVVGNHEASQLLPTNPYSATKAGAEMLVMAYGRSYGLPVITTRGNNVYGPNQFPEKLIPKFILLAMRGLPLPIHGDGSNVRSYLYCEDVAEAFEVVLHKGEVGHVYNIGTVKERRVIDVAKDICKLFGLDTEEIIRFVENRPFNDQRYFLDDQKLKRLGWAERTPWEEGLKKTMEWYTTNPDYWGDVTGALLPHPRMLMTPGVERHNWAEEIRSLASSPAEASTIAPATSTKSISDAPQKPSYRFLIYGRTGWIGGLLGKICDKQGIPYEYGKGRLEERSQLLEDIRNVKPTHVFNAAGVTGRPNVDWCETHKQDTIRTNVVGTLNLADVCREQGLLMINYATGCIFEYDAKHPEDSGIGFKEEDTPNFMGSFYSKTKAMVEKLLKEYDNVCTLRVRMPISSDLSNPRNFITKIARYDKVVNIPNSMTILDELLPISIEMAKRDCRGIWNFTNPGVVSHNEILEMYKKYINPDFKWTNFTLEEQAKVIVAPRSNNEIDASKLKAEFPELLSIKDSLIKYVFEPNRKVPVN, from the exons ATGGCGACTTATGAGCCCAAGAACATTCTCATAACCGGCGCTGCTGGTTTCATTGCATCACATGTCGCCAACCGCCTGGTTAGGAACTATCCCCAATACAAGATTGTTGTCCTTGACAAGATTGACTACTGCTCCAACCTAAAGAACCTCAATCCTTCATGGTCTTCACCAAATTTCAAGTTTGTCAAGGGTGATATTGCAAGTGCTGACCTGGTGAATTACCTTCTGATCACCGAGTCAATTGACACCATCATGCACTTTGCTGCTCAGACACATGTTGATAATTCTTTTGGCAATTCATTTGAGTTCACAAAGAACAATATATATGGCACCCATGTTCTTCTTGAGGCTTGCAAGGTTACTGGTCAGATCAGGAGGTTTATTCATGTCAGCACTGACGAGGTGTACGGTGAAACTGACGAAGATGCTGTGGTTGGTAACCATGAGGCCTCACAGTTGCTTCCAACAAATCCATATTCAGCTACAAAAGCTGGGGCCGAAATGCTTGTGATGGCATACGGAAGGTCTTATGGTCTTCCTGTGATTACCACTCGTGGCAACAATGTGTATGGGCCAAATCAATTCCCTGAGAAACTCATCCCCAAATTCATTCTTTTGGCCATGAGAGGTCTGCCTCTTCCAATTCATGGAGATGGTTCCAATGTCAGGAGCTACCTGTACTGTGAGGATGTGGCCGAAGCTTTTGAGGTGGTTCTTCACAAAGGAGAAGTTGGACATGTGTATAATATTGGTACTGTGAAGGAGAGGAGGGTGATTGATGTGGCCAAGGACATATGCAAGCTCTTTGGCTTGGATACTGAGGAAATCATCAGGTTTGTTGAGAACAGGCCCTTCAATGACCAGAGGTACTTCTTAGATGATcagaagctaaagagattgggATGGGCAGAGCGCACACCATGGGAAGAGGGCTTGAAGAAGACGATGGAGTGGTACACCACCAATCCTGATTACTGGGGAGATGTCACTGGTGCGCTGCTCCCTCATCCAAGGATGTTGATGACTCCTGGAGTTGAAAGGCATAACTGGGCTGAAGAAATCAGGTCTCTGGCCTCTTCGCCAGCTGAAGCTAGTACAATAGCTCCTGCAACCAGTACCAAAAGCATCTCTGATGCCCCTCAGAAGCCTTCCTACAGGTTTTTAATCTATGGCAGGACTGGATGGATTGGTGGCCTCCTTGGCAAGATTTGTGACAAGCAAGGGATTCCATATGAGTATGGGAAAGGGCGCTTGGAAGAGCGATCTCAGCTGTTGGAGGACATTAGAAATGTGAAGCCAACTCATGTCTTCAATGCTGCCGGAGTCACTGGGAGACCGAATGTTGACTGGTGCGAGACCCATAAACAGGACACTATCCGCACCAATGTTGTAGGCACTTTGAATCTTGCTGATGTCTGTCGTGAGCAGGGTCTGCTCATGATTAATTATGCTACAGGCTGTATATTTGAGTATGATGCTAAGCACCCTGAAGATTCTGGTATTGGCTTTAAAGAGGAAGACACACCCAACTTTATGGGTTCCTTCTATTCTAAAACGAAAGCAATG GTGGAAAAGCTATTGAAGGAGTATGATAATGTCTGTACTCTTAGGGTCAGGATGCCCATATCATCAGATCTAAGCAACCCTCGTAACTTCATCACAAAGATAGCTCGTTACGACAAGGTGGTGAACATTCCCAACAGCATGACAATTTTGGATGAGCTTCTGCCTATCTCTATTGAGATGGCGAAACGGGACTGCAGGGGAATATGGAACTTCACCAACCCTGGTGTTGTTAGCCACAATGAGATTCTAGAGATGTACAAGAAATACATCAATCCTGATTTCAAGTGGACCAACTTCACACTCGAAGAGCAGGCCAAGGTCATAGTCGCACCTAGAAGCAACAACGAGATCGACGCGTCGAAATTGAAGGCTGAGTTCCCTGAGCTGCTGTCCATCAAGGACTCTTTGATCAAGTATGTCTTTGAGCCAAACAGGAAGGTTCCTGTTAATTGA